Proteins from one Hoplias malabaricus isolate fHopMal1 chromosome 2, fHopMal1.hap1, whole genome shotgun sequence genomic window:
- the LOC136678546 gene encoding butyrophilin subfamily 2 member A2-like, producing the protein MFFFVTLLILTDFMKAASESFKVIGPAAHLNVEKGEDVVLPCSLRPNISAEDMRVEWSKLGERSLIVHLYQGRADRNGEQFEDYRGRTSLFKEELKNGNTSLKLSAVQPSDEGLYNCLIESSSEYDDVNIEVQVIGSPLHRKRELSPVQCSAIAYMRLNSETVRNEWDLKKYKTSEAGYRRLIPAITNCRKAQLAGFNLTKGLITILRKHLQSENTSLKELDLSYTNLQGSMLKELSDGLKRLETLRLMRCKLSNESVDTVQSILQSENSLKNLDLSNNEFQDSRMETLCAGLRSPHCKLETLK; encoded by the exons atgtttttctttgtgacTCTGCTGATTCTCACCGACTTTATGAAAGCTGCCTCAG AAAGTTTTAAAGTCATTGGTCCAGCTGCTCATCTTAATGTTGAAAAAGGTGAAGATGTGGTTCTACCCTGCTCTCTCCGACCGAACATCAGTGCTGAGGATATGAGAGTAGAGTGGAGTAAGCTAGGAGAGAGATCCCTTATAGTGCATCTCTACCAAGGCCGTGCAGACAGAAATGGTGAGCAGTTTGAGGATTACAGGGGGAGAACGAGTTTATTTAAAGAAGAGCTGAAGAATGGCAACACCTCTCTGAAACTCTCAGCGGTCCAACCTTCAGATGAGGGACTTTACAACTGTTTAATTGAGTCCAGCTCTGAGTATGATGATGTAAATATTGAAGTTCAAGTCATAG GTTCACCCTTACACCGAAAAAGGGAGCTCTCTCCTGTACAATGCTCAGCCATCGCCTACATGCGTCTCAACTCAGAGACTGTGAGGAATGAGTGGGatctgaaaaaatacaaaacatcaGAAGCAGGTTATAGAAGACTTATCCCAGCGATCACAAACTGCAGAAAGGCTCA ATTAGCTGGTTTTAACCTCACTAAAGGGTTAATTACCATATTGAGAAAACATCTACAATCAGAAAACACCTCtctgaaagaactggatctTAGCTACACTAACCTGCAGGGTTCAATGCTGAAGGAGCTCTCTGACGGACTGAAGAGATTagagacactcag ACTTATGAGGTGTAAACTCAGTAATGAATCGGTTGACACTGTTCAGTCAATTTTACAATCAGAAAACAGCCTGAAAAacctggacctcagtaacaatgaatTTCAGGATTCAAGAATGGAGACGCTCTGTGCTGGACTGAGGagtccacactgtaaactggagacactcaagTAA